The following are encoded in a window of Thermococcus sp. MV5 genomic DNA:
- a CDS encoding DUF257 family protein gives MESLKDIFKLIDEVKFGENVLIEYYRSFIPELTTLGLLYYAREKGLPVVIDDNFDALHVIQKHLEFVGIKEDFKDVFVIKTGGKREVGNVVTRIKFVSEPAIYIKNYEDTGRAIFSKLERSINIVLGLERLFAFVSSVSEFYALLLSIQSFLGNKRRKSFYLINKDVASSSEFNPLPELERVATTVIEATPTPTSGFFTFRKSTNLELLGKSIEVPVGVIGWR, from the coding sequence TTGGAGTCCCTAAAGGACATCTTTAAACTTATTGATGAAGTGAAATTCGGGGAGAATGTACTTATTGAGTATTATCGCTCTTTCATTCCGGAACTAACTACCCTTGGTCTTTTATATTATGCAAGAGAAAAGGGACTGCCTGTTGTCATTGATGATAATTTTGATGCCCTTCATGTTATTCAAAAGCATCTCGAATTTGTGGGCATTAAAGAGGACTTTAAAGATGTATTTGTTATAAAAACTGGTGGAAAGAGGGAAGTGGGGAATGTCGTTACGAGGATTAAATTCGTAAGTGAACCCGCCATCTATATAAAGAACTATGAAGACACGGGAAGAGCTATTTTTTCAAAGCTTGAAAGATCAATAAACATTGTTCTTGGTCTTGAAAGATTGTTTGCGTTTGTTAGTTCTGTTTCAGAGTTTTATGCGTTGCTCTTATCAATACAGTCCTTCTTAGGCAATAAACGAAGGAAATCTTTCTACCTAATTAACAAAGACGTAGCATCTTCAAGTGAGTTCAATCCTCTTCCAGAATTAGAGCGCGTGGCAACCACAGTGATTGAAGCAACGCCAACACCTACAAGTGGATTCTTCACTTTTAGAAAATCTACAAATTTAGAGCTACTAGGAAAGAGTATTGAGGTTCCTGTAGGGGTGATAGGATGGAGATAA
- a CDS encoding DUF257 family protein: MEITKDLVFNMLDRTSFGDLVLIEDETSYGCTLATYFFVNYARERGLKILIDDVLDSLFLVKKHLEFLQLQEDFSDVLVIKTGGKKNIGKIVARIPLESEPVVYLSRYENAARSVYSEGKYINIVLGLERLFAFMQSPFEFYTVIDSIQGFLGNQSRKAFYIIDKNVASTLKFNPIPDLEEIATTILYIQGKYGKGKIRFIKSPFVEWLNEDFEIVLDKVLKW, encoded by the coding sequence ATGGAGATAACAAAGGATCTAGTCTTTAACATGTTGGATAGGACATCATTTGGTGACTTAGTTCTAATAGAAGATGAAACTTCTTATGGGTGCACTTTGGCTACATATTTTTTCGTAAACTATGCACGTGAAAGAGGTCTAAAAATCCTTATTGATGATGTTCTGGATTCTCTCTTCTTAGTAAAAAAACATCTAGAGTTTTTACAGTTGCAGGAAGATTTCTCAGATGTGCTTGTGATCAAGACTGGTGGGAAGAAGAATATCGGAAAAATCGTTGCGAGGATTCCTCTTGAGAGCGAGCCCGTAGTGTATCTCAGTCGTTATGAAAATGCAGCTAGGAGTGTTTATTCCGAAGGAAAATACATAAACATTGTTCTTGGTCTCGAAAGATTGTTTGCATTCATGCAGAGTCCCTTTGAGTTTTATACAGTTATAGATTCCATTCAGGGGTTTTTGGGGAACCAAAGTAGAAAGGCCTTTTATATAATAGACAAGAATGTAGCCTCAACATTAAAATTCAATCCCATTCCTGATTTAGAGGAGATAGCAACAACCATTCTTTATATACAGGGAAAGTACGGAAAGGGAAAAATACGCTTTATAAAGAGTCCCTTTGTTGAATGGTTGAATGAGGACTTTGAAATTGTGTTAGATAAAGTTCTAAAGTGGTGA
- the pbp11 gene encoding tRNA-binding protein Pbp11, translating into MGIFDRFFRKERVEVVSKKPVGKFKVEGVLNILGKQVIIGEVLEGVIYSGYKLKGRGVALIREIQKDRKKVDFALEYDRVGLVLEGTLSVEEGDILEVYQA; encoded by the coding sequence ATGGGAATTTTTGATAGGTTCTTTAGGAAGGAAAGAGTTGAGGTAGTCTCTAAAAAGCCGGTGGGGAAATTCAAAGTAGAGGGAGTTCTCAACATATTAGGGAAGCAAGTTATCATTGGAGAAGTTCTTGAAGGAGTTATATATTCTGGATATAAGCTCAAGGGGAGGGGAGTCGCTTTAATAAGAGAAATCCAAAAAGATAGGAAGAAAGTAGATTTTGCTCTTGAGTATGATCGTGTTGGGCTCGTTTTAGAAGGTACACTTAGTGTTGAGGAGGGAGACATTCTAGAGGTTTACCAAGCCTAA
- a CDS encoding TatD family hydrolase, with product MIIFDNHFHVDPFKGLFLEAVKQFHRAGGTHLNVVYKTAHDYEFAGGKAEDFIKAMDFHLELVEKINKETSVRAFAVVGVHPAEFAYLAEKKGLEYAKNEVMKALEYAQKLCFERKAIAIGEIGRPHYEVSEEIWNESIELMKYGMELAKEADCAVQLHTESFNEEKFRELGRIVREVGIKPYKVVKHYSPPLIKVAEEEGIFPSILSSKKTLMEALMQGSRFLMETDYIDDKRRPGAVLGPKTVPKRTLAFIQQGLMDEETAYRIHMENPKKVYGIDLEE from the coding sequence ATGATAATATTTGACAATCATTTTCACGTTGATCCGTTTAAGGGATTGTTTTTAGAGGCAGTTAAACAGTTTCATAGGGCTGGTGGGACACATTTGAATGTTGTATATAAGACGGCCCATGATTATGAGTTTGCAGGAGGTAAAGCGGAAGATTTTATAAAAGCCATGGATTTTCACTTGGAATTAGTAGAGAAAATCAACAAAGAAACTTCTGTGAGGGCTTTTGCTGTGGTTGGTGTCCATCCAGCAGAATTTGCATATCTTGCTGAAAAGAAAGGCCTTGAATATGCTAAAAATGAGGTTATGAAAGCCCTCGAATATGCTCAAAAACTGTGTTTTGAGAGAAAGGCCATAGCGATTGGAGAAATAGGAAGGCCACATTATGAAGTCAGCGAGGAAATATGGAATGAAAGCATAGAACTCATGAAATATGGGATGGAATTAGCAAAAGAAGCTGACTGTGCTGTTCAGCTCCATACAGAGAGCTTTAATGAGGAAAAGTTTAGAGAACTTGGGAGAATTGTCAGAGAAGTTGGAATAAAGCCATATAAAGTCGTGAAGCACTATTCACCACCGCTCATCAAGGTTGCTGAGGAAGAAGGGATTTTCCCTTCTATATTATCGAGTAAAAAAACGCTAATGGAAGCTCTTATGCAGGGAAGCAGGTTCTTAATGGAAACAGATTATATAGATGATAAGAGGAGGCCAGGAGCAGTTCTTGGGCCCAAAACTGTGCCAAAAAGGACTTTAGCATTTATTCAGCAAGGGTTAATGGATGAGGAAACGGCATACAGGATCCACATGGAAAATCCAAAAAAGGTATACGGCATAGATCTTGAGGAGTAA